The genomic window GACGCCGTTCCACTGGCTGAGACCGTGGAGCTCCACCTGGTAGCCGGCCTTCGTGAAGGCCTCCATGGGGAACTGCTCGGGCTTGCACTTGAGCTCCTGCATGGCGAGGACGTCGACGTCCTCACGGACGAGCCAGTCGACCACGCGGCCGACGCGGGTACGGATCGAGTTGACGTTCCAGGTGGCGATGCGCATGCCCCAACGCTATCGGTTTCCGTTCTCAGGAGACCTCCGGCGTGTCGCGCCGGGTGAGGCTCGCCACGCCGGAGCGGTCCTGAGAACGGGCCGGTTCGGTGGAACCGACGGGTGGGGGATTGAGCGGAGGTTCCCAGGGATGGCGAGCGGGTGTCGCGTAGCGTCGAGGGTATGACGACGTCCACCGCCGCCACGTCCAGCCTGTCCGCCGCCTCGACCGGAGGGGACAGCGCCCTCGGAGGGGTCGCCGACTGGGCGGTCGACCTCATGGAGACGTTGGGCGGTCCGGGAGCCGGGCTCGCCATCGCCCTCGAGAACCTCTTCCCGCCGTTGCCGAGCGAGATCATCCTGCCGCTCGCCGGATTCGCCGCCAGTCAGGGCAAGCTCGGTCTTGTCGAGGTCCTCATCTGGACGACGGCCGGTTCCGTGATCGGTGCGCTGGCCCTCTACGCGATCGGGGCGGTGCTCGGACGCGACCGGATGCGCCGACTCGCCGAGCGCGTGCCGCTCGTGCACGTCGAGGACGTCGACCGCGTGGAGGCGTGGTTCCAGAAGCACGGCTCGAAGGCGGTGTTCTTCGGTCGGATGCTCCCGATCTTCCGGAGTCTCATCTCCGTCCCCGCCGGCGTGGAACGGATGCCGGTCCTGCGGTTCACCCTGCTCACCTTCGCGGGCAGCGCCATCTGGAACACCATCTTCGTCCTCGCCGGCTTCTTCCTGGGCGAGCAGTGGCACATCGTCGAGGAGTACGCGGGCATCCTTCAGAAGGTGGTCATCGCGGGCGTCGTGATCGCCGTCGGCGTCGCGGTCTGGCGCGGCGTGCAGCGGTACCGCCGGGAGCGCAGCGGCGTCGGTCGGGCCGAGGGCTGACCGTCCCGCCGGGACCGTTCTCAGGACTCGAGCGGGGTATCCGCGGTCGCCGCCACCGGCGCACCGACGGACTCCTGAGAACGGTCCAGCTCACACCCAGCGGGGCGTGGTGAGTTCCTCGGGCTCCGGCGCGGTATGCGAGGCGGCGACCGACTGTGCCTCCACACGGATCGCGTCGAGGACGGTCCGCACCGCCAGGCGTTCGGCGCGGTCGGGACGCGACAGTGCGACGATCCGACGGGTCGCGTCGAGCCCCGCGAGCGGACGGAGGACGATGCCGCGCTCCGGGCCGCTCGCCGTGTACCGCGGGAGGAGCCCGATGCCGAGGCCCGCCGCGACCATCGCCTCCGCGATGCGGTTGTCGCTCACCCGCTGCACCACTCGGAGCTCGCCGCCCGATTCGGCCTCGATGCTGCGGAGCAGGCGGTCGAGCGGATAGCCGACCGGCACGCCGATCCAGGACTCGTCCGCGAGGTCCGCCGGGGTCAGGACGGTCTGGCCGCTGAGGCGATGCCCGACCGGCAGCACGACGTCGAGCGGCTCGGAGAGCAGCTGCGTGATGCGGAGACCGCGACGGACCCAGTTGCGCTCGCCGCTGATCGCCTGCGCGATGACGATGTCGAAGTCGGCCGCCAGATCGGGGAAGTCCTCGAGGTCGGGGTCGCGGTCGCTCACGACGACCCGCAGGCCGGGTACCGCCTCGAGGCTGCGGAGCACGGCGGGGACGACCATCTGCCCGAAGGTGGGGAAGGTCGCGACCGTGACGGTGCCGATCGGACGGTTGCGGTACTCGTCCCACACGCTCGTCGCCCGCTCGATCGCGACGGCGACGTCTGTGGCGCTGGCCGCGAGTGCCCGGCCGGCGTCGGTGAGGACGAGGCCGCGACCACGCCGTTCGGTGAGCGGCAGGCCCGCCTCGCGCTCGAGGACCTTGAGCTGTTGGGAGACCGCGGACGGGGTGCGGTGTGTGGCCTCGGCGACGGCGTGCACGGAACCGCGCTCGGCCAGTTCCCGCAGCAGGTCGAGTCGGCGGACGTCCATGTAGCGATGCTACCGAATAGCGTCAGTATTGTGCGCTTGTCCTTCATCCCGATCGGACGTTTCATAGAAGCATGACCATCTATCTCGGCATCATCGCCCTCCTCGCTGCGAGTGCGGCCGTCGGATCGGTCGTCGTCGTCAAGCGCGACGGCTACCGTGCCATCCCGGCCCGCACCTACCCGAAGTCCTTCTAGGACCTCGTACCCGCCGGCACGACCGGCGCATCCGACCTCCTCGCGACTCGTCGCCGGGAGGTCGTTCCATGTCCGCGCTGCGACAGGCGCTCAGGCGAGGAAGCCTCGCAGGAGCGCCTCGGAGCCGGCGACGTGCTCGGCCATCGCCTGTGCCGCCTCCTCGGGGTGACCGCGCAGGATCGCCTTGACGATGCGCTCGTGCTGCTCGTCAGAGTGGGCGATGTTCACCGCCAGCAGTGGGATGCCGTTGAGGAGTTCGTTGACCCGCATGCGCGACTCGGCGACGAGCGGCAGCAGGCTGGGCGCTCCCACGAGCTCCGCGATGAGCAGGTGGAGACGGGAGTCGTGGCGGCGGTAGTCGGCGGGCGCCGCATCCCGGCAGTCTCCGAGCGCCTGCCACAGGCGTTCGCGGTCGGCGCCGGACAGCTTGCACTGCGCCGCCTCGCGCGCAGCACCGACCTCGAGGATGCTGCGGAGCGTGAGCGTGTCCTCGATCTCCGCCGCCGAGATCGAGACCCGGCCGGCCTCGGGGGAGTGGGCCCCGGTGATCGCCTCGTCGTCGGGCAGCTCGTCCATGACGAACGTCCCGCCGTAGCGTCCTCGCCGCGAGGTCAGGTAACCGGCCTCGGTGAGCGCGGCGATCGCATCCCGCACGGTGTCTCGGCTGACCCCCTGCATCGTCGCGAGTTCGCGCTCGGCCGGCAGACGACCGCCCGGCTCGATGAGCCCGAGACGGATGGACTGCAGGAGCCGCTGG from Plantibacter flavus includes these protein-coding regions:
- a CDS encoding DedA family protein, translating into MTTSTAATSSLSAASTGGDSALGGVADWAVDLMETLGGPGAGLAIALENLFPPLPSEIILPLAGFAASQGKLGLVEVLIWTTAGSVIGALALYAIGAVLGRDRMRRLAERVPLVHVEDVDRVEAWFQKHGSKAVFFGRMLPIFRSLISVPAGVERMPVLRFTLLTFAGSAIWNTIFVLAGFFLGEQWHIVEEYAGILQKVVIAGVVIAVGVAVWRGVQRYRRERSGVGRAEG
- a CDS encoding LysR family transcriptional regulator encodes the protein MDVRRLDLLRELAERGSVHAVAEATHRTPSAVSQQLKVLEREAGLPLTERRGRGLVLTDAGRALAASATDVAVAIERATSVWDEYRNRPIGTVTVATFPTFGQMVVPAVLRSLEAVPGLRVVVSDRDPDLEDFPDLAADFDIVIAQAISGERNWVRRGLRITQLLSEPLDVVLPVGHRLSGQTVLTPADLADESWIGVPVGYPLDRLLRSIEAESGGELRVVQRVSDNRIAEAMVAAGLGIGLLPRYTASGPERGIVLRPLAGLDATRRIVALSRPDRAERLAVRTVLDAIRVEAQSVAASHTAPEPEELTTPRWV
- a CDS encoding FadR/GntR family transcriptional regulator — protein: MSETRKGDEATEVLSAELLLRPGRAGNAFEETVQRLLQSIRLGLIEPGGRLPAERELATMQGVSRDTVRDAIAALTEAGYLTSRRGRYGGTFVMDELPDDEAITGAHSPEAGRVSISAAEIEDTLTLRSILEVGAAREAAQCKLSGADRERLWQALGDCRDAAPADYRRHDSRLHLLIAELVGAPSLLPLVAESRMRVNELLNGIPLLAVNIAHSDEQHERIVKAILRGHPEEAAQAMAEHVAGSEALLRGFLA